AAGCCGCCGCTATGCCTTGTATGAAGCCGCGCTGGCCGATTTAAAACGGCGGAACCTGGTTTATCCCTGCTATTGCAGCCGCAAACGCTGGCAGGCAGCGGCAACCTCAGGCGCAGACGGCTTTGTGTACGACCGTCATTGCGCGGTACAGGGCTACACACCGCCGCCAAACGCGAAAACGCCCGCCTGGCGGCTGCGCGTGCCGGATGAAACCGTGGGGTTTGACGACGCAGTAATCGGGCATTATGCGCAGAATCTGGCGCGCGACATCGGCGATTTTGTGCTGCTGCGCGCCGACGGCTTTTGGGCTTATCAGCTTGCCGTGGTGGTGGACGATGCCGAGCAAGGCATCACGCATATCGTGCGCGGGCAAGACTTGCTGGTGTCCACGCCGCGCCAGATTTGGCTGCAACGCTGCTTGGGCGCACCCACGCCACATTATGCCCATTTGCCGCTGCTGGTGAACTCTTTGGGGCAAAAATGGTCGAAGCAGACAGTAGCTCCGGCACTTGATACGCAAAACCGCGGAAATTTGCTGCGGCAGGTAATGGCTTATCTCAACCTGCCCGCCGCCCCGGCAACGGATAATCCGCGCGAATTGCTAGATTGGGCCGTGTCTCATTGGAACATAGGCAGCGTGCCGAAGGCAGCAATCAATACGGAATGACGGTTCGGGCTGCCACACCCGAACCCGCTTTATCATTTTCAGACAGGCATTGTTATATCTGGCCGACCTTATATAACAACAACGCCTGTCTGAACGTATATTTAAACAGACCAATAAATAGTATCTTAAATAACTATTATTAAGGTAAATAAAACATTAAAAACAAATTCAGAAGATATAGTTTTGTTTTAAGTTAGGTTTTATAAAAATAAACCGTTTCCATGTGTTTTTTGTTTAATTTGTATTTATTTGCTTGGTATAATCGTATAGCATGTAAGCACATTTCGGGATGCGCGGTTATTCATATATCGGATTAACCTTTTGGC
This portion of the Neisseria canis genome encodes:
- the gluQRS gene encoding tRNA glutamyl-Q(34) synthetase GluQRS gives rise to the protein MYIGRFAPSPTGLLHIGSLLTALASYADAKSQGGKWLVRMEDLDPPREMAGAADDILRTLEAFGFEWDGEVAYQSRRYALYEAALADLKRRNLVYPCYCSRKRWQAAATSGADGFVYDRHCAVQGYTPPPNAKTPAWRLRVPDETVGFDDAVIGHYAQNLARDIGDFVLLRADGFWAYQLAVVVDDAEQGITHIVRGQDLLVSTPRQIWLQRCLGAPTPHYAHLPLLVNSLGQKWSKQTVAPALDTQNRGNLLRQVMAYLNLPAAPATDNPRELLDWAVSHWNIGSVPKAAINTE